The window AGACCTGATGAAAATCTGGGCGTATTCTATACAAAACCTATCAACCTTGGAAATGACGACCGTTATGGTTTGGATCTTAACTTTACGTACGATCCTTTTGCATGGTTAAAAATAATGGGTAGCTTAGATATGTTCGGATATAAAACGAAAGGAATTGCTTATTATAATGCTCTTGATAAGAATAAGCAGAAGCAAACCCGCAGTATGGATTTTACCGGAGATGGTTTCTCTACCAGAGCACGTCTTAACACAACATTTAAACTGGATAAAACATTAAGTGTACAGTTACAGGGATTCTATAGAGGAGCTCAGAAATCTGCCAACCAAAATACTCAGGATATGTATGCTCTGAACCTTGGTGCTTCCAAAACGATCTGGAAAGGAGACGGAACAATTTCCTTCAATATTCAGGATATCTTCAATACGAGAAGCAGAGAAGTATTAAGTTTCAATGAGGATTATACACGAAGAAACTATATGCAGTGGCAGCCAAGACAGTTTTCTATTTCTTTAACCTATAGATTTAAGCAGGGTGAAAAAATAGATCAGCCTAAAAAGAAAAAGGATATCAATTCCAATGCTGCCGGAGACGACCAGCAAGGCGGTCCGATGTAATACAACAAAAATCCCGGAAAGTACTTTTCGGGATTTTTTATTAATGTTTTTTCTTTGGTATTGATATGTAAAATCGTAATCCATAAAATCATATCTTCATTGCTAAAAATAAGCGATGAAACCAATTCAAAGAATCCAGTTAATCCTACTCTTTTTTCCCATCTTTACATGGGCACAGACTCCTGACAAACAAAAATTAAAAGAATACATTATTCCGGATAAAGGAGATACAATCCGTTTTTATATCCATACATCAGATACTTTACCTAAGGAAAAAGTTTTTCTTTATCTGCAGGGCAGCGGTGATTTACCCATCGTCAATGGTGATGATACAGAACCTTGCTGTTTTAATAATTATCCAAAAAAATTAATGGCGGAGTTTCCAAAAGACTATGCATTTGTTTATATACAAAAAGTCGGACTTCCTTATTACACAAAAACTTTAAATAATTACACACCCTCCCCAGCATTCACACTTAGAAATAATGTACTGGACAGAGCTGAAGTAGCCAATAAAGTGATTAATTTCATAAAGAAAAGAATCTACCCCAATGCAAAAGCAATTGCTGTACTCGGGCACTCGGAAGGCAGTGACGTGGTAGCAAAGCTGGCTACTCTCAACAAAAACATCACCCACATTTGTTTTTCAGCAGGGAATGCAACCTCTCAGATATTTAACGATATACTCTTTATCAGAAGACAAATGCAGGAATCGAAACTAAGTGCCAGCCAGGCTCAGGATAAAATTGACGAATTGATGAGGGGATACAAACAGGTTTATCAAAATCCAGATTCTGTAAAAGACTATTTCAACGGCGACACTTACAAATGGAATACTGCTATCAACGAACCTCCAATAGAAAATCTATTAAAGTTAAAAATCCCGGTTTTAGTCACCATTGGAAGTCATGATGATAAGGTTCCGGTAGAAACGAGTGATTTAATTACCGCAGAATTCATCCGTCACAGAAAAACAAATCTGAAAAGCAAAGTTTATCTGAACTGCAATCATAATTTTGAAGAAATAAAAGAAGACGGAACCCAAATAAGCCATTGGAAAGAAATGTTTTTTGACTTTCTAAACCTTGTTGACAAAGATTTTAAATAGAAAATATAGTTAAAAAAAGTAATTTCCGGCGGCTTCCGGTAAAATTAAAAAACAGCTGTAAAGCTCTTGTTTACAACTGTTTTTTATTTATAATCTTTGATATACTTTGCCTGGAAATTTATTTTACAGGCTCAGCTTTTGAATCTTTTTCTTTTTCAGCTTCATAGATTCTTCTTCTCAGATCACTGGTGGAAAACCTATGGTCTCTTTTGTTGTAAAAGATCTCAATTCCTTTTTCTTCACAGTATTTCTTCCCTGTAAAGTCTTTGTCCATATAATCATCCCCAATGATCCTTACATCAATCACAAATGATTTTAAAATATCCAGCAGATCTTCTTCCGTATAATAAGGAATGATCTCATCCACAGCATTTACTGCTTTCAGCTGAATATACCTTTCAACGATAGTCTGGCTTGGCTTATTCTTGTTGGGACGATCGTGGGAAGGATCAATCTGTAGCCCAACGATTAAATAGTCACATACCGTTTTAGCTTCTTCAAGCATTTTGATATGCCCAGCGTGTAATAAGTCAAAGGAGGAAAATGTAATCCCTATTCTCTGTGTCTTCATATTAATTTTGAATTAAAAACTTCACTGAAATAAATGTTCTTTTAAATAAGGATAAAAGACAGAAGATTCAGGAAGACGTTTTGTAATTTGTTTATATAATTCGTTCTTTAATTATTCTTTCATATGGTCAGGAAAAATTCACAACCATTGAAACTATACGTTTCTTGTATTCAGATATTTCTGCCATTCCCAAACCGTTCTTAAAGATTCTTCCAGAGACGTTTCAGACTTCCAGTTGAGTTCTTTTTCAGCCTTTTCAGCGTTGGCATACGCAATAGTGATATCCCCTTCTCTTCTGGCGCAAATCTGATAAGGTACTTCTACATTATTAGCCTTTTCAAATGCTTTCACCACTTCCAGTACAGATGAACCTTTTCCTGTTCCCAGGTTATAGGTATCAATCACAGCTTCAGCCGAAGAGTCTTCCATCAGTTTCTTTAATGCTGCAACGTGTGCTTTTGCCAGGTCAACAACATAAATATAATCACGAACGGCTGTTCCGTCCTCTGTAGCATAATCATCTCCCCAGACATTCAGTTTCTCACGTACTCCTGAAGCTGTCTGCATCACATAAGGTACCAGGTTATTAGGAATTCCTATTGGTAGTTCTCCAAGTTTTGCAGAAGGATGTGCTCCAATCGGGTTAAAATATCTTAATAACGAAATTTTACGTTGATAGGCATTTGCAAAATCAATCAGGATCTGTTCTCCCATTTGTTTTGTCTTCCCATACACACTTTCAGGTACTTTCAGAGGGGTATTTTCATCAATCGGCATTACATCTGCCTGTCCGTATACTGTGCAGGATGAACTGAAAATAAAGTTAGAGATTTCTCTTGTCTTAAATTCCTGAAGAATATTGATTAATGAGAACAAATTATTCTCGTAATAGTCCACAGGTTTTATCTGGCTCTCTCCTACCGCTTTAGAAGCAGCAAAATTGATACAGCCATCAATCTGATGAGCATCAAAAACCTGAGTAAGAAGTTCTTTCCTTCTTAGATCAAAAGGATAAAAAGCCGGCTTTTTACCTGTAATTTCTTCTATATTTTTTAAAATAAATCTTTCCGTATTGGACAAATCATCTACAATAACTACTTCAAAGCCGCTATTGATAAGTTCTACCACCGTATGAGAACCAATATATCCAAGTCCTCCCGTAACAAGTATTGCCATTTTTATTTTTTAATCTTCGTGTTTTCCTATATTTTCTATTTCGCTTTTTGCCGGATTATGTTTTAAATAATTAATTAAAATTGCGGGTCCGATAACCAATACTGCTATTGTTACTAAAAGTGAATAAATAGACTTTGCTGAAGTCTCTCCCAACTTAGCATAAAAAGTAACCAACCCTGCAATCATTATTAAAAACATAGAGATATTAAGATACAAGAACATTCTTTTTGATTCTTTAAAAATACTTATAAAGGTCATAATTAATAATGTAAATATTATAAATGTTAATGAATAATAGGGTATTTCAAATCCAGTATATTCATCTTTTACTCTGTATCCTTTAAGCAGAATATTAATAACTACTGCTCCATAATAAATAATCCAAACAAGAACGAAAATAATTGTAAAAAAATAAGCGAACTTATGCTTTAATATTCTTTCTTCGTGAAGCATATCTATTTCATAAACTCAAGAACAGCATCCGTAATATACTTCAGTTGCTCTTCGTCTAATTCTGTATGCATTGGTAAAGAAATTACCTGATCCAACAGCTTATCTGTATTCACAAAGTCTGCATCATTACTTTCCTGGAAGTACGCTTTCTGCTTTCTTAGTGCTACCGGGTAATAGATCATTGCCGGGATTTCTTTTTCCGTTAAAAACTTCTGAAGTTCGTTACGTTTTCCGTTCAGAATTCTTAAAGTATACTGGTGGAATACGTGGGTAGAATTTTCAGCTCTTTTTGGAGTCAGAATATTTGGATTTCCTTCAAATGCTTCATCGTAAAAATCAGCTGCTCTTTTTCTTGCTTCGTTGTAAGAATCAAGGTGAGGAAGTTTTTTTCTTAAAACTGCAGCCTGAATACTATCCAGACGGGAGTTTACTCCTACCTCATCATGGTAATATCTTTCGTACATTCCATGGTTTACAATTCCTCTCAAACGGTGTG of the Chryseobacterium viscerum genome contains:
- a CDS encoding adenylyltransferase/cytidyltransferase family protein, whose amino-acid sequence is MKTQRIGITFSSFDLLHAGHIKMLEEAKTVCDYLIVGLQIDPSHDRPNKNKPSQTIVERYIQLKAVNAVDEIIPYYTEEDLLDILKSFVIDVRIIGDDYMDKDFTGKKYCEEKGIEIFYNKRDHRFSTSDLRRRIYEAEKEKDSKAEPVK
- a CDS encoding alpha/beta fold hydrolase; protein product: MKPIQRIQLILLFFPIFTWAQTPDKQKLKEYIIPDKGDTIRFYIHTSDTLPKEKVFLYLQGSGDLPIVNGDDTEPCCFNNYPKKLMAEFPKDYAFVYIQKVGLPYYTKTLNNYTPSPAFTLRNNVLDRAEVANKVINFIKKRIYPNAKAIAVLGHSEGSDVVAKLATLNKNITHICFSAGNATSQIFNDILFIRRQMQESKLSASQAQDKIDELMRGYKQVYQNPDSVKDYFNGDTYKWNTAINEPPIENLLKLKIPVLVTIGSHDDKVPVETSDLITAEFIRHRKTNLKSKVYLNCNHNFEEIKEDGTQISHWKEMFFDFLNLVDKDFK
- the galE gene encoding UDP-glucose 4-epimerase GalE; amino-acid sequence: MAILVTGGLGYIGSHTVVELINSGFEVVIVDDLSNTERFILKNIEEITGKKPAFYPFDLRRKELLTQVFDAHQIDGCINFAASKAVGESQIKPVDYYENNLFSLINILQEFKTREISNFIFSSSCTVYGQADVMPIDENTPLKVPESVYGKTKQMGEQILIDFANAYQRKISLLRYFNPIGAHPSAKLGELPIGIPNNLVPYVMQTASGVREKLNVWGDDYATEDGTAVRDYIYVVDLAKAHVAALKKLMEDSSAEAVIDTYNLGTGKGSSVLEVVKAFEKANNVEVPYQICARREGDITIAYANAEKAEKELNWKSETSLEESLRTVWEWQKYLNTRNV